One Eriocheir sinensis breed Jianghai 21 chromosome 70, ASM2467909v1, whole genome shotgun sequence genomic region harbors:
- the LOC126988752 gene encoding nonsense-mediated mRNA decay factor SMG9-like → MADVGDRGKYKKKIRKVFHKPDREFETFLPDTMRAPVIHVLGKPPSDFKGGSSNSNNYEHPHPHGWEKRGGGRYHDEWEKRGSLGGGGGTGGVLRINEGARNSIFSGDAGRPPGREGESEEPPPSGVVTPTPVILSRARSSSEQRATSPNAAAVTARKDSAPVVNPGSSAPTSQQYHISPKPLMMEASLNPERTMKGPLRLLDESLSLCDDLGPYLLDQSNFLVVAVMGLQGVGKSSLASLLVDPNINIHKSRSCTFRPESLEQVMSACHGTNGIEIYITTERLMILDCQPLLSSSIMDKLITQEKKFTSDYNSTENLMEVESLQVLTLVMSIAHAVLLVQDAAADPTLIRLLQTCEMMKPSSSSSTSSSSSSSANSSAAEDTQQYFPHVVFVHNRAPLHHFTPATLKKLQGVYQEAFLGSCLESESRVGICNSLTYTPLAQTSCGSLVNLFLLPDLNHKDPSPVVSFHEAMLEMRRQVLGLRRLPLTHLTLTEKSWYQYVCRTWESVRKWSLFVEYSRLLP, encoded by the exons ATGGCCGATGTTGGCGacagaggaaaatataagaagaagatTAGAAAAGTGTTCCATAAG cCTGATCGTGAATTTGAGACGTTTTTACCTGACACCATGCGTGCCCCAGTGATACACGTGCTTGGAAAGCCACCATCAGACTTCAAGGGGGGCTCCAGCAACTCCAACAACTACGAGCATCCACACCCACATGGCTGGGAGAAGCGTGGGGGTGGTCGCTACCATGACGAGTGGGAGAAGAGAGGCAGcctggggggaggtggagggacggGCGGCGTTCTCAGGATCAACGAGGGCGCCAGGAACTCCATCTTCTCCGGGGATGCTGGTCGTCCtcctggaagagagggagagagcgaggagcCGCCACCATCTGGGGTAGTCACGCCCACCCCGGTCATCCTCTCTCGGGCCCGCAGCAGCAGTGAACAGCGCGCCACCTCCCCCAATGCTGCTGCAGTAACGGCCAG GAAAGACTCTGCTCCTGTTGTGAATCCTGGTAGCAGCGCCCCAACTAGCCAGCAGTATCATATCAGCCCCAAGCCCCTCATgatggaag CCTCGCTCAATCCTGAGAGGACGATGAAGGGTCCGCTGCGCCTGCTGGACGAGAGCCTCAGTCTGTGTGATGACCTTGGCCCTTACCTGCTGGACCAAAGCAACTTCCTCGTGGTGGCTGTCATGGGTCTCCAGGGCGTGGGGAAGtcatccctcgcctccctccttgTTGATCCTAACATCAACATCCACAAGAGCCG GTCGTGCACATTCCGACCAGAGAGTTTGGAGCAAGTCATGTCAGCCTGCCACGGGACTAATGGTATTGAGATCTACATCACCACGGAGCGCCTGATGATCCTGGACTGCcagcccctcctctcctcctccatcatggaCAAACTTATCACCCAAGAAAAGAAGTTCACCTCTGACTATAa CTCTACTGAGAACCTGATGGAGGTGGAATCCCTTCAGGTCCTGACTCTTGTGATGAGCATTGCCCACGCTGTGCTGCTGGTTCAGGACGCTGCGGCAGACCCAACCCTCATCCGCCTCTTGCAGACTTGTGAGATGATgaagccctcctcttcctcctcaacatcctcctcctcctcctcctctgccaacTCTTCTGCCGCTGAGGACACCCAGCAGTACTTCCCCCACGTGGTGTTCGTGCATAACCGCGCACCTCTCCATCACTTCACTCCAGCAACACTCAAGAAGCTGCAG GGCGTTTACCAAGAGGCATTTTTGGGGTCATGCCTGGAGAGCGAGAGCCGCGTCGGTATCTGTAACAGCCTCACGTACACCCCACTGGCCCAGACGTCTTGTGGCAGCCTCGTCAACCTCTTCTTGCTGCCAGACCTCAACCACAAAGATCCCA GTCCTGTTGTATCATTCCACGAGGCCATGCTTGAGATGCGGAGACAGGTGTTGGGCTTGCGCCGTCTGCCTCTCACCCATCTCACCTTAACAGAGAAGTCCTG GTACCAGTACGTATGCCGCACCTGGGAGAGTGTGCGCAAGTGGAGTCTATTCGTGGAGTACAGCCGCCTGCTGCCTTGA